TCCTAATAAGACCCCTACAAATCCAAAAAGGATGTCATAGAGAAACCCCATTTTTTCATCAGGTGCAAAAGCATCAGCGAATGCCTTTGCTGTAATCAATGGTATAACTAGAAAAATCCCCAGCCAAACCTGTTCTCTTTTATTCATGTTTCTAATTTGTGCTAACGTATTGGGCTAAACGACGGGCGAGGCCATCGGCCGAGGCTGACGTTTAGTTGTTGTTGGGCAAAGGCATTTTTTTACTTTATTCTTTACCCTTTTTTACATAATTGTAATCAAGTTGATAAGATAAATAACATTGTAAATCTGGAAGATAAGTACTAATGGAAGATGTATTACCAAACATCATAGTGGAAAAGAGCAAAATATGTGCATCATTATTTGTATTATTAGTAACAAATGATGCATGATTAGATTGTCCTTTTACATAGGGGTAAGAAAATACTCTGTCTTTCTCTCCAACTTGTAAAATATAGGTTATTAAACCATCATCAAGACTTAAAATTAAATTATGTTTTTGCCATGGCATTATATCTGATTCATACAAAGTATCAATCTCATTAGCTATATTTTTTAAATCAAAATCTAATTTTTTGCAAATAATAAAACTAAATATATTATCATACGGACAATTTATTGGGTCGAAGTCTCCATCTACAATCTTTCTAATTGTTGAAGGTTCTGTAATGTGTTCTCTAAGTTTTTTTGTTCTAGCTAATTTATTCAAAGCTACTTTCAACTGTACTTTTGATAAATTAGACTTTACTTCGCCTAAAGCAATAATCGTTTCTACAGGAAAAAACTTTTGCCTTTCAGAATCTTCAATCAGAGGAGTGCTATCTTTATCATAAATAATAATATCACATTGCGTACTGACTTCCTCATTACTGTTTATTACAAAACCATTGCCAATGCTTAGCTTTTGAGGCACAACAGATTTTAGAAATTCTTTGATTATAACTTCTCTATACATTCCATATTCACCAGGGTGCTTCAAGCTCTTGGTTTTCTCGTCCCAAAATACTGACGTTGCCACTTCATTAAAAGCGAGTTTTAAATAATTAATCTTTTCAAGAATTATAGCTTGTTGTATTTTATTACTCATATCTAAAAAACTCCATATTAATTATTTGCTTATGCCCAACGGACTAGTATAAACGGCGGCGGAGGCCGTCGACCGGAGCTGGCGTTTATACAGTGTTAGGTGTTAGTATTTTTTCAATTTTAGCCTTTTCCATTCCTTAAGAAGATAAGGTTTGATAAAAATTCAGGTTTATCAGGGAGTTGAATTGTTTCTGAAATTTCTTCTAATCCGTAATTTGGAAAATCGGCTATTACTTCACCAGCAGCATCAGAAAGTAGTTCAAAATCTTCCTGTGTCGCATTTTGGTCGAATGCACATTTCCAGATTATTTTTTCATTGTTCAACTCTATAGAAACAGACCTTAATGAATTAGGTACATTTCCCCATAATGCTCTGACTCCGCTAAGTATCAGTTTTACATCTATTTCGGTATTCATTATAATTTATATTACACCTAACGGACTCGTGCAAACGGCGGCTGAAGGCCGTCGGCCGAAGCTGGCGTTTGCACAATGTTATGGGCTGGGCTTTTTATTACATCAGAAGAGTTGCTTCACCTTATCTGTTAATTCAAGTTTGGTATTAGCTCCTCCTTTTCCAAATAACTTTTGCCAAAATGTTCTAGGTTTCTCTTCTTCAGTTTTTACAACCACGAATAATTCCTGCTTTTCTAGGCTTTTTGGATAGATTATACTTGTCGCCCAGCTTGTCGAGGCAAACAGATTTGGAGCTATTTCACTGTCGAGTTTCTTTCCAATGTCAGTCCAAAAATTGTTATGGTCAACCGCAAGTGCGGGAACTTGCCACCATTGGTCAACAGAGTCGGCAAATACGAAGAACCAATCATCGGCCATTGGGCCCGCGGAAGTCGTGTATTCTCCAATGAATTTGATTTTGTCAATTTCAAGTGACCATTTATTTTCTGGGTCAATTTCGTAGGATAATATATTATCGGTAATCGCGAGTTTGTTCACTTCTTTATTTTTTTAATACTTTGCCTTGCCCATAACGGTCTCGTGTAAAAAGTGTGCTAGGCCGTCGGCCGACGCATAATTTTTACACAATGTTGGCAAACGTTTTTTTTTTATTAAATGCGTGTTTTTAGCCTAATTTTCTAAAAACAGGCCAAAAACAAGAATGATTATTCAGCGTATTTAACTGTGTCGGTTTTATAAGTTATCCGACTGGCGGCAATGTAAACATCATTTTTGTAATCTTCCGTCCGAATGATAAACAGTTGATA
This region of Rufibacter sp. LB8 genomic DNA includes:
- a CDS encoding DUF6602 domain-containing protein — encoded protein: MSNKIQQAIILEKINYLKLAFNEVATSVFWDEKTKSLKHPGEYGMYREVIIKEFLKSVVPQKLSIGNGFVINSNEEVSTQCDIIIYDKDSTPLIEDSERQKFFPVETIIALGEVKSNLSKVQLKVALNKLARTKKLREHITEPSTIRKIVDGDFDPINCPYDNIFSFIICKKLDFDLKNIANEIDTLYESDIMPWQKHNLILSLDDGLITYILQVGEKDRVFSYPYVKGQSNHASFVTNNTNNDAHILLFSTMMFGNTSSISTYLPDLQCYLSYQLDYNYVKKGKE